From Sphingomonas hengshuiensis, one genomic window encodes:
- a CDS encoding DUF1289 domain-containing protein — MKSPCISVCRFDGRTGWCVACARTLAECREWKKAPRPRLLAINKTLPARLAKLDARGIRVFEEEA; from the coding sequence GTGAAAAGCCCCTGCATCAGCGTGTGCCGGTTCGACGGCCGCACCGGCTGGTGCGTCGCCTGCGCGCGGACGCTGGCGGAGTGCCGGGAATGGAAAAAGGCGCCGCGGCCCCGGCTGCTGGCGATCAACAAGACACTGCCGGCGCGGCTCGCCAAGCTCGACGCCCGCGGCATCCGCGTGTTCGAGGAAGAAGCATGA
- a CDS encoding WD40 repeat domain-containing protein, protein MATTAADSPLIQRHGRHVELEAAPTALLWLGTNAAVTLGDGRLCWIPDGEDAQPVPVHGGAILSACRHPDGTAIVTGGDDGQICRVSPDGAVTQLGHFPRKWVEHLAASPASGLLVAGVGKEAIAWTRGADAPSHRYAVASTIGGLALDAKGKRLAVAHYNGATLLYGTNPDSGRVALAWTGSHLACTLHPEGRFLLTALQETGLHGWRLADLRDMRMSGYTAKTRSFSWDRKGKWLATSGDAAAILWPFDGKDGPMGKAPLLRAERKGALVTQVAFHPKDEVLAVGYGDGIVALARLADENTLLLDTAGAPVATLAWNDAGTRLGWGCEDGRVGILNMDARA, encoded by the coding sequence ATGGCGACGACGGCTGCGGACAGTCCGCTCATCCAGCGCCATGGCCGCCATGTAGAACTGGAGGCGGCGCCCACCGCTTTGTTGTGGCTGGGCACCAATGCTGCCGTGACGCTGGGCGATGGCCGGCTTTGCTGGATTCCAGACGGGGAAGATGCGCAGCCGGTTCCGGTGCATGGCGGCGCGATCCTGTCGGCATGCCGGCATCCCGACGGCACGGCGATCGTCACGGGCGGTGACGACGGACAAATCTGCCGGGTTTCGCCGGATGGGGCGGTGACCCAGCTCGGCCATTTCCCGCGCAAATGGGTGGAGCATCTGGCGGCGAGCCCGGCGTCCGGTCTTCTCGTCGCGGGTGTCGGCAAGGAGGCGATCGCCTGGACCAGAGGGGCCGACGCGCCGTCGCATCGCTACGCTGTCGCCTCGACGATCGGCGGGCTGGCGCTGGATGCGAAGGGCAAGCGGCTGGCCGTCGCCCATTACAATGGCGCGACGCTGCTCTACGGCACCAACCCGGACAGCGGCCGCGTGGCGCTCGCCTGGACGGGGTCGCATCTCGCCTGCACGCTGCACCCAGAGGGCCGCTTTCTGCTCACTGCGCTGCAGGAAACCGGCCTGCACGGCTGGCGGCTGGCCGATCTGCGCGACATGCGGATGAGCGGCTATACCGCCAAGACCCGCAGCTTCTCCTGGGATCGCAAGGGCAAATGGCTCGCCACCAGCGGCGATGCGGCTGCGATCCTGTGGCCGTTCGACGGCAAGGACGGGCCGATGGGCAAGGCGCCGCTGCTCCGCGCCGAGCGCAAGGGCGCGCTGGTCACGCAGGTTGCATTCCATCCGAAGGACGAGGTGCTGGCGGTCGGCTATGGCGACGGCATTGTCGCCCTTGCACGGCTTGCGGATGAGAACACGCTGCTGCTCGACACCGCCGGCGCCCCGGTCGCCACGCTGGCGTGGAACGATGCGGGCACCCGGCTGGGCTGGGGATGCGAGGACGGGCGCGTCGGCATTTTGAACATGGACGCGCGCGCGTGA
- a CDS encoding CobW family GTP-binding protein: MAAEPTIPVTVLTGYLGAGKTTLLNRILSENHGRRYAVIVNEFGEIGIDNDLIVDADEEVFEMNNGCICCTVRGDLIRIIEGLMKRKGTFDAIVIETTGLADPAPVAQTFFVDDDVRARASLDAIVTVVDARHILQRLEDSHEAEEQIAFADVILLNKIDLVDAQELERVRQRIRAINAQARLHETQNCVVPLEEVLERGAFDLDRILEIEPNFLSEDDHEHDDAITSVSLRSEAAIRPELFMPWLRMLTTNQGQDILRLKGVLAFPDEEQRYVVQGVHMLLDGDHQRAWKPEEPRTSRMVFIGRNLDPATLQQGFEACAVRAA, encoded by the coding sequence ATGGCTGCCGAACCTACTATCCCCGTCACCGTGCTCACCGGCTATCTCGGTGCAGGCAAGACTACGCTGCTCAATCGCATTCTCAGCGAGAATCACGGCCGCCGCTATGCCGTGATCGTCAACGAGTTCGGCGAGATCGGCATCGACAACGACCTTATCGTCGATGCCGATGAGGAAGTGTTCGAAATGAACAATGGCTGCATCTGCTGCACCGTGCGCGGCGATCTCATCCGCATCATCGAAGGGCTGATGAAGCGCAAGGGAACGTTCGACGCCATCGTGATCGAGACGACCGGCCTCGCCGATCCCGCGCCGGTTGCCCAGACCTTCTTCGTCGACGACGACGTGCGCGCCCGCGCCAGCCTCGACGCGATCGTCACGGTGGTGGATGCACGCCACATTCTCCAGCGGCTGGAGGACAGCCATGAGGCGGAGGAGCAGATTGCCTTTGCCGATGTGATCCTGCTCAACAAGATCGACCTGGTCGATGCGCAGGAACTGGAGCGGGTGCGCCAGCGTATCCGCGCGATCAACGCCCAGGCGAGGCTGCACGAAACCCAGAACTGCGTCGTCCCGCTGGAGGAAGTGCTGGAGCGCGGCGCGTTCGATCTCGACCGTATCCTGGAGATCGAGCCCAACTTCCTCTCCGAAGACGATCACGAGCATGACGATGCGATCACCTCGGTCTCGTTGCGCTCAGAGGCCGCGATCCGGCCGGAACTGTTCATGCCCTGGCTGCGTATGCTGACCACGAACCAGGGGCAGGATATTCTGCGCCTGAAGGGTGTGCTGGCCTTTCCGGACGAAGAACAGCGCTATGTCGTGCAGGGCGTGCACATGCTGCTCGACGGCGATCACCAGCGCGCCTGGAAGCCGGAGGAGCCACGCACCAGCCGCATGGTGTTCATCGGCCGCAACCTGGATCCCGCCACGCTGCAACAGGGGTTCGAGGCTTGCGCGGTGCGTGCCGCCTGA
- a CDS encoding TonB-dependent receptor — translation MSSVRLACILAGCATPAVVQAQSASDPGQTPGQNEIVVTGTRRDTRLQDTPASVTVLTRETLDEARIRDIRQLDAVVPNVQFNESGQLGSTFISIRGIESNPFIVNRAAVYIDGIPFRELSNAVLNQVESIEVLRGPQATLYGANSESGLIVINTRAPTDRTTAELRMTGMRFGNGWNGIADGFVGGPLAGGTLTGSVAFKVQRGDSFLRNQQPGQPGGRIEEDFVQGRLRWEPSDRLTVNMTGYILNTRAPGVFDQEYVPLDLALYNKTYGAAFNEGKSAARFGYIQDAPKRTDKRERVAGASASYQLGYGRIDAALSYRHYKSDAKGLDFDFTALPTAAGQDFKDRDFWNAELRFTSPSDKPFTYILGATQYRQNDDRFQTTFVGPGTLDSYQPSPHQYAQARDWGVFGSAEWAPHFAPKLSLGAGLRYDHARRTAQQNAGSIDLGNGTLFTYRDASLAGSFEAVLPRFTARYTASPQLTVYASASKGYIPGGFNLTAAQGNLPDSVLRYQSETMWSHEGGAKWHSPDGRLRLGAAAFYIRSNNWQEIQVATDASGRILSADYIGSSASIDSKGFEVEASAEPLGGLTLTANLGYADARYRNLQVDATTNVRGRRVKLIPAYDGYLAARYQLPGGLFARAELALTGKQSLESKGDAVQPATQMVGLQLGYAGPRWSIRGFVENLTDVRRATGLAFRNLAFGNDGNWYAPIGRGRQGGIEVQWKL, via the coding sequence ATGTCGTCCGTTCGTCTCGCCTGCATCCTCGCGGGCTGTGCCACGCCTGCCGTCGTTCAAGCGCAATCGGCAAGCGATCCTGGGCAGACGCCCGGCCAGAATGAAATCGTGGTCACCGGTACGCGCCGCGACACGCGGCTTCAGGACACGCCCGCTTCTGTGACGGTGTTGACGCGCGAGACACTGGACGAAGCCCGCATCCGCGACATTCGCCAGCTGGATGCCGTCGTACCGAACGTGCAGTTCAACGAGAGCGGCCAACTCGGCAGCACGTTCATTTCGATCCGCGGCATCGAATCGAACCCGTTCATCGTCAATCGCGCCGCCGTCTATATCGACGGCATCCCGTTCCGTGAGCTTTCGAACGCGGTGCTGAACCAGGTCGAATCGATCGAAGTGCTGCGTGGGCCACAGGCGACGCTCTATGGCGCCAACAGCGAATCGGGCCTGATCGTCATCAACACGCGCGCGCCCACCGATCGCACGACGGCGGAACTGCGCATGACGGGGATGCGCTTCGGCAATGGCTGGAACGGCATCGCCGACGGCTTTGTCGGCGGGCCGCTGGCGGGCGGTACGCTGACGGGATCGGTGGCGTTCAAGGTCCAGCGCGGCGACAGCTTCCTGCGCAACCAGCAGCCGGGCCAGCCCGGCGGCCGCATCGAGGAGGATTTCGTGCAGGGTCGCCTGCGCTGGGAACCCTCGGACCGGCTTACCGTCAACATGACCGGCTATATCCTGAACACGCGCGCGCCCGGTGTGTTCGATCAGGAATATGTGCCGCTGGATCTGGCGCTCTACAACAAGACCTATGGTGCCGCCTTCAACGAAGGGAAGTCTGCGGCCCGGTTCGGCTATATCCAGGACGCGCCGAAGCGGACAGACAAGCGCGAGCGCGTGGCGGGTGCGAGCGCCAGCTATCAGCTCGGCTATGGGCGGATCGATGCCGCGCTGTCCTATCGTCACTACAAGAGTGACGCGAAGGGGCTCGATTTCGACTTCACCGCGCTGCCCACCGCCGCCGGACAGGATTTCAAGGACCGCGATTTCTGGAACGCCGAACTGCGCTTCACCTCGCCGTCCGACAAGCCGTTCACCTATATTCTCGGCGCCACCCAGTATCGGCAGAATGACGACCGCTTCCAGACGACCTTCGTGGGGCCAGGCACGCTCGATTCCTATCAGCCATCGCCGCATCAATATGCGCAGGCGCGCGACTGGGGGGTGTTCGGATCGGCCGAATGGGCGCCGCACTTCGCACCGAAGCTGAGCCTGGGAGCGGGCCTGCGCTACGATCATGCCCGGCGCACCGCCCAGCAGAATGCGGGCTCGATCGATCTCGGCAACGGTACCCTGTTCACCTATCGCGATGCGTCGTTGGCCGGTAGTTTCGAGGCAGTGCTGCCGCGCTTCACCGCCCGCTATACCGCGTCGCCGCAGCTCACCGTCTATGCCAGTGCCTCAAAGGGCTATATCCCCGGCGGCTTCAACCTGACGGCAGCACAAGGCAATTTGCCCGACAGCGTGCTGCGCTACCAATCGGAAACCATGTGGAGCCACGAAGGCGGGGCAAAATGGCACTCGCCGGATGGGCGCCTCCGGCTGGGCGCAGCGGCGTTCTACATCCGGTCGAACAACTGGCAGGAAATCCAGGTGGCGACGGATGCTTCGGGCCGCATTCTATCCGCCGACTATATCGGTTCGTCCGCATCGATCGACAGCAAGGGTTTTGAAGTCGAAGCATCGGCGGAGCCGCTGGGCGGCCTCACGCTGACGGCCAATCTCGGTTATGCCGACGCCCGCTACCGCAACCTTCAGGTCGATGCGACGACCAATGTACGCGGCCGGCGCGTCAAGCTGATCCCGGCCTATGACGGCTATCTGGCGGCGCGATACCAGTTGCCCGGCGGGCTGTTCGCGCGCGCCGAGCTTGCCCTGACGGGGAAGCAATCGCTGGAAAGCAAGGGCGACGCGGTGCAGCCGGCGACACAGATGGTCGGTCTCCAACTGGGCTATGCGGGGCCGCGCTGGTCGATCCGGGGATTTGTCGAGAATTTGACGGATGTGCGGCGCGCGACCGGTCTTGCGTTCCGCAACCTCGCATTCGGCAATGATGGCAATTGGTACGCGCCCATCGGCCGCGGGCGGCAAGGCGGTATCGAGGTGCAGTGGAAGCTCTGA
- a CDS encoding helix-turn-helix domain-containing protein has protein sequence MVDSDRARIAGGAQDSGTVLSSPDGSATILRRRYPAFEGPIANGPHLRIGLSVSGSARLVQHVGGGRLEGSWRRGAIVVTPPGGTGEASSSPVDMIGLALLPSHWNAAADMDWDAVSHRFHADPLLASVLTALCYEAEAHGASTAFFEHGVSLIVKRLADSAPPAADVRSARPLSAQRLARVRAYVDAHLGDDLSVTQMAAIAGMDPSGFTRALRARTGLAPYRWLTMLRMERAAALLAAGASVMGAANAVGYANAGKFAAAFRRITGMPPSDWRPR, from the coding sequence TTGGTCGACAGCGATCGGGCAAGGATCGCCGGTGGTGCCCAGGATTCGGGCACGGTGCTGTCGTCGCCCGATGGCAGTGCGACGATCCTGCGTCGGCGCTATCCAGCGTTCGAGGGGCCGATCGCCAACGGCCCGCACCTGCGCATCGGCCTGTCCGTCAGCGGCAGCGCGCGGCTGGTGCAGCATGTCGGCGGCGGGCGGCTGGAGGGCAGCTGGCGGCGCGGTGCGATCGTCGTCACGCCGCCGGGCGGCACCGGGGAGGCCAGCAGTTCCCCCGTCGACATGATCGGGCTGGCGCTACTGCCTTCGCATTGGAATGCCGCCGCCGACATGGATTGGGACGCGGTATCGCACCGCTTCCACGCCGATCCGCTGCTCGCCTCGGTCCTCACCGCGCTCTGCTACGAAGCCGAGGCGCATGGCGCATCGACCGCCTTTTTCGAACATGGCGTGTCGCTGATCGTGAAGCGGCTGGCGGATTCGGCGCCGCCGGCGGCGGACGTCCGATCAGCCCGCCCCTTATCTGCCCAGCGGCTTGCGCGCGTGCGCGCCTATGTCGATGCGCATTTGGGCGACGACCTTTCCGTGACACAGATGGCCGCGATTGCGGGGATGGATCCCAGCGGCTTCACCCGTGCGCTTCGCGCACGCACCGGCCTTGCGCCCTATCGCTGGCTGACGATGCTGCGAATGGAGCGGGCGGCAGCGCTCCTTGCCGCCGGCGCCAGCGTCATGGGGGCGGCAAACGCGGTTGGCTATGCCAATGCCGGCAAGTTCGCGGCCGCGTTTCGCCGGATTACGGGAATGCCGCCCTCCGACTGGCGACCGCGATAG
- a CDS encoding M3 family metallopeptidase translates to MRTPLLACTVLVTMLASPLPDAAAAQTPRAAPDQTANPLLARWTTPDGVPPYDRIRPEQYEPAFDAALAEARTDYRRIADNPAAPSFANTIEAMEGAGRPLGRIASTFFNVASADATDAIQGVEERVTPKLTRLSNDTLLDPKLFGRVDTLWKARATLQLSPEQARLLQETHSRFVRAGAALNPAQRTRVAAINEELATLGVDFGQKLLADQKAGSVLLGAAEVAGVPEDQRSAAAMAAEAAGHAGSFLFPATRSAAEPFLTAAPNRAAREKIWRAFVMRGDNGNANDTNAIIARMVALRIERAKLLGAESHAAFVLQDQMAKTPAAATELLMRVYRPALVRAKEELRDIAAYAAKDGIAKVEPWDWRYYAEQVRKQRFALDEGAVKQYLLLDNMVAALFDTTNKLYGITAHERKDVPVYAKGVRVWELREADGRTIGLFYADWVARPTKRPGAWMNSLRDQNTLFGELPIVVNNQNIVPPAPGQPAQISVDEARTLFHEFGHGLHGLLSKVRYPSLSGTAVSRDFVEFPSQVYEHWVTEPETLRTYARNAAGEPMPEAMLQALLTSRTFNQGYLTVQQLSSAILDMRLHALTSLPANFDARAWEAAELKALGVPEEVGMRHRLAHFSHIFDGGYSAGYYAYTWAEVMDADGFQAFKEAGNIYDPALAAKLRREVLERGNTRDPAESYTAFRGRMPTPEALLRNRGLGGE, encoded by the coding sequence GTGCGAACACCCCTGCTTGCCTGTACCGTGCTGGTCACCATGCTGGCATCCCCGCTTCCCGACGCCGCCGCAGCGCAAACGCCCCGCGCGGCCCCAGACCAGACCGCCAACCCGTTGCTCGCGCGCTGGACCACGCCGGACGGCGTTCCGCCCTATGACCGAATCCGCCCTGAACAATATGAGCCGGCATTCGACGCCGCGCTCGCCGAGGCACGGACAGACTATCGGCGGATCGCCGACAATCCCGCCGCGCCCAGCTTCGCCAACACGATCGAGGCGATGGAAGGCGCGGGACGGCCGCTGGGGCGCATTGCGAGCACCTTCTTCAATGTCGCTTCCGCCGATGCCACCGACGCCATCCAGGGGGTCGAGGAACGGGTCACGCCCAAACTGACGCGGCTGAGCAACGACACGCTGCTGGATCCGAAGCTGTTCGGCCGCGTCGATACGCTGTGGAAGGCACGCGCGACCTTGCAGCTTTCCCCTGAGCAGGCGCGGTTACTGCAGGAAACGCACAGCCGGTTTGTCCGTGCGGGTGCCGCGCTGAACCCGGCGCAGCGGACCCGCGTCGCCGCGATCAACGAAGAGCTTGCGACGCTGGGCGTCGATTTCGGGCAGAAGCTGCTCGCCGACCAGAAGGCCGGCAGCGTGTTGCTCGGCGCTGCCGAGGTCGCCGGCGTGCCTGAAGATCAGCGCAGCGCCGCCGCGATGGCGGCCGAAGCCGCCGGGCACGCCGGCAGCTTCCTGTTCCCGGCGACGCGCTCTGCCGCCGAGCCGTTCCTTACCGCCGCGCCCAACCGCGCCGCGCGCGAAAAGATCTGGCGTGCGTTCGTGATGCGCGGCGACAATGGCAACGCCAACGATACCAATGCGATCATCGCCCGGATGGTCGCGCTCCGCATCGAGCGCGCCAAGCTGCTCGGCGCGGAAAGCCATGCCGCGTTCGTCCTGCAGGATCAGATGGCCAAGACCCCGGCCGCCGCGACAGAACTGCTGATGCGCGTCTATCGCCCGGCGCTTGTCAGGGCCAAGGAAGAGCTGCGCGACATCGCCGCATATGCCGCCAAGGACGGCATCGCCAAGGTCGAACCCTGGGACTGGCGCTATTATGCCGAGCAGGTACGCAAGCAACGCTTCGCACTCGATGAGGGGGCGGTGAAGCAGTATCTGCTGCTCGACAACATGGTCGCGGCGCTGTTCGATACCACCAACAAACTTTATGGCATCACCGCGCACGAACGGAAGGACGTGCCCGTCTATGCCAAGGGCGTGCGGGTGTGGGAATTGCGCGAGGCGGACGGGCGCACGATCGGCCTGTTCTACGCCGACTGGGTCGCGCGGCCAACCAAGCGGCCGGGCGCGTGGATGAACAGCCTGCGCGACCAGAACACTCTGTTCGGCGAACTGCCGATCGTCGTGAACAACCAGAATATCGTTCCGCCCGCGCCGGGCCAGCCGGCGCAGATCTCGGTCGACGAGGCGCGGACGCTGTTCCATGAATTCGGCCATGGCCTGCACGGCTTGCTCAGCAAGGTGCGCTACCCCAGCCTGTCCGGCACGGCGGTATCGCGCGACTTCGTCGAATTCCCGAGCCAGGTCTATGAGCATTGGGTGACCGAGCCGGAGACGCTGCGCACCTATGCCCGCAACGCAGCCGGCGAACCGATGCCGGAAGCGATGTTGCAGGCACTGCTCACGTCGCGGACCTTCAACCAGGGCTATCTGACGGTGCAGCAGCTGTCTTCCGCAATCCTCGACATGCGGCTGCATGCGCTGACCAGCCTGCCCGCCAATTTCGATGCGCGCGCCTGGGAAGCAGCGGAGCTGAAAGCGCTCGGCGTGCCCGAGGAAGTGGGGATGCGCCACCGCCTTGCCCATTTCAGCCACATCTTCGACGGCGGCTATTCGGCCGGCTATTACGCCTATACCTGGGCCGAGGTGATGGACGCCGACGGGTTCCAGGCGTTCAAGGAAGCGGGCAACATCTATGATCCGGCACTGGCGGCGAAGCTGCGCCGCGAGGTGCTGGAACGCGGCAACACCCGCGATCCGGCGGAGAGCTACACCGCGTTTCGCGGGCGGATGCCGACGCCGGAGGCACTGCTGCGCAATAGGGGTCTGGGCGGGGAGTAA
- a CDS encoding Fur family transcriptional regulator gives MALLTGANRPISAYDIVHRCTAEGHPIAPTQVYRVLARLMAQGRVFRVETLAAYMLWRAPFDMCLICDGCHAIQLLPCPELPAQLAAQAQRLGFRPARLIIESHGRCAECATTLQ, from the coding sequence GTGGCGTTGCTTACAGGCGCCAACCGGCCGATCAGCGCCTATGACATCGTCCATCGCTGCACCGCCGAGGGGCATCCGATCGCGCCCACCCAGGTGTACCGCGTATTGGCGCGGCTGATGGCGCAGGGGCGGGTGTTCCGCGTCGAAACGCTGGCCGCCTATATGCTCTGGCGCGCGCCGTTCGACATGTGCCTGATCTGCGATGGCTGCCATGCGATCCAACTTCTGCCCTGCCCCGAACTCCCCGCGCAACTGGCCGCCCAAGCGCAGCGGCTGGGTTTCAGGCCTGCCCGGCTCATCATCGAGAGCCATGGCCGCTGCGCCGAATGCGCCACCACACTGCAATAG
- a CDS encoding MerC family mercury resistance protein, translating into MTQAVRRQYLYDALALGLSLLCLVHCLVLPMLILLLPVLAAYLAVPEQFHLWALALAIPASTIALAAGYRRHRQSRPAKIVVPGIALLAFGALAAPTEAMEAALTVPGALALALGHALNWRALRHGDGPHAVKR; encoded by the coding sequence ATGACGCAGGCAGTGCGACGACAATATCTGTACGACGCGCTCGCGCTCGGACTCTCGCTGCTCTGCCTGGTGCACTGCCTCGTGCTGCCGATGCTGATCCTCCTGCTTCCCGTGCTGGCGGCCTATCTGGCGGTGCCGGAGCAATTCCACTTGTGGGCGCTTGCGCTTGCGATACCGGCCAGCACGATCGCGCTGGCTGCCGGCTATCGCCGCCATCGCCAGAGCAGGCCGGCGAAGATCGTGGTTCCAGGGATTGCGCTGCTGGCATTCGGCGCACTCGCCGCCCCGACCGAAGCGATGGAAGCCGCGCTGACCGTGCCCGGCGCCCTGGCGCTGGCGCTTGGCCATGCGCTCAACTGGCGCGCGCTTCGGCATGGCGACGGCCCCCATGCGGTGAAGCGGTGA
- a CDS encoding superoxide dismutase — protein sequence MKRIVLSLAFASLAAAPSLALAQATPAPAAFTLPALPYAADALEPAIDAQTMTIHHDKHHQAYVDALNKAVAADAALAGQSLEQLVARAGTLPAVVRNNAGGHWNHSFFWKTMASPAQAGAPSPALATAIADSFGSLDTFKAAFKEAGTKRFGSGWVWLIVGADGKLAITSTPNQDNPLMDVAEAKGTPILGNDVWEHAYYLKYQNRRGDYLDGWWQVVNWAEVSRRYAQAMAKR from the coding sequence ATGAAGCGCATTGTCCTATCGCTTGCGTTTGCGAGCCTTGCCGCCGCCCCGTCGCTCGCTCTCGCACAGGCGACGCCTGCGCCCGCCGCCTTCACGCTGCCGGCGCTGCCCTATGCCGCCGACGCGCTGGAACCGGCGATCGATGCGCAGACGATGACGATCCACCACGACAAGCACCACCAGGCCTATGTCGATGCGCTGAACAAGGCAGTTGCCGCCGATGCTGCGCTGGCTGGCCAGTCGCTCGAGCAACTTGTCGCCAGGGCGGGCACGCTGCCGGCGGTCGTGCGCAACAATGCCGGCGGGCATTGGAACCACAGCTTCTTCTGGAAGACGATGGCGTCGCCCGCGCAGGCTGGCGCGCCCTCGCCGGCGCTGGCGACCGCGATTGCCGACAGCTTTGGCTCGCTCGACACGTTCAAGGCCGCGTTCAAGGAGGCGGGTACCAAGCGCTTCGGCTCGGGCTGGGTCTGGCTGATCGTGGGCGCGGACGGCAAGCTGGCCATTACCTCCACCCCCAACCAGGACAATCCGTTGATGGACGTGGCCGAAGCCAAGGGCACGCCGATCCTCGGCAACGACGTGTGGGAGCATGCCTATTATCTGAAGTACCAGAACCGCCGCGGCGATTATCTCGACGGCTGGTGGCAGGTGGTGAACTGGGCCGAAGTCTCCCGCCGCTACGCGCAAGCAATGGCAAAGCGCTAA
- a CDS encoding ABC transporter permease subunit: MAGLESPAVLAAGRFDLAFVIVLLLPLLLIAATYDFWSRDVENGSARFQLAQPISPARLVLMRVAVRGGGLLAGATLIACMALVLAGARDLAGLTGFAAIVLAYGLFWIALTTLINLFVRASTTAALAAGTAWLVIVVLLPGAIAAGVGLAAPRPPAMSYTNAVRAAGLEVRAAHASAALAAAKAPPRNNYPASLWHSRGEMAGSQGRGDPAWRGRGDDEIVGVSGVFTRAVPAGRRSHLPCRLTTAEKRTS, translated from the coding sequence ATGGCCGGACTGGAAAGCCCTGCGGTGCTCGCTGCAGGGCGCTTCGATCTCGCCTTTGTCATCGTCCTGCTTCTGCCCCTGCTGCTGATCGCCGCGACCTATGATTTCTGGTCGCGTGACGTCGAGAATGGCAGCGCCCGGTTCCAACTCGCCCAACCCATTTCGCCCGCCCGGCTGGTCTTGATGCGCGTAGCGGTGCGCGGCGGCGGCTTGCTTGCCGGCGCAACGCTGATCGCGTGCATGGCGCTCGTGCTGGCAGGCGCGCGCGACCTTGCTGGCCTGACAGGCTTTGCCGCCATCGTGCTTGCCTATGGACTGTTCTGGATCGCGCTCACCACGCTCATCAATCTGTTCGTGCGTGCCTCGACCACTGCGGCGCTGGCGGCGGGTACCGCCTGGCTGGTGATCGTCGTGCTCTTGCCCGGCGCGATCGCAGCCGGGGTGGGCCTCGCGGCGCCCCGCCCGCCGGCGATGTCCTATACCAATGCCGTCCGCGCTGCAGGTCTGGAGGTGCGGGCCGCGCATGCCAGCGCCGCGCTCGCGGCTGCCAAGGCGCCACCGCGCAACAATTACCCTGCATCGCTGTGGCATAGCCGGGGCGAGATGGCAGGGTCTCAAGGCCGAGGTGATCCTGCCTGGCGAGGCCGCGGAGACGATGAGATCGTCGGCGTCAGCGGCGTCTTCACCCGGGCAGTTCCGGCAGGGAGACGCAGTCATTTGCCCTGCAGGCTCACCACGGCAGAGAAGCGCACGTCCTAG
- a CDS encoding sulfite exporter TauE/SafE family protein → MALLLPGFALLAAGLAAGFAAGLFGIGGGFVVVPALLLVLPLLGGDPHHYAHVAIGTSAATIIITSLRSLRAHAKRGAVEFDTLRGWAPWIVLGCGAGVLLADRIDGRVLTLIFGIGVGLMSINFLVPKLGDKVVRDTMPGGMLRIGFATGLGTFSSLLGIGGGTLAIMLMTLCGRTIHRAIATASGVGTLIAVPTTLGFVLIGLHEQRLPWGSLGYVNLPATAAVAAMSIVTAPYGVAAAHKLPSRPLKTLFGIYLLMIAYLMLRRAIG, encoded by the coding sequence ATGGCGTTGCTCCTTCCCGGGTTCGCCTTGCTTGCAGCGGGCCTGGCGGCGGGGTTCGCGGCCGGGCTGTTCGGGATCGGCGGTGGGTTTGTCGTCGTTCCCGCGTTGCTGCTGGTGCTGCCGCTGCTGGGCGGTGACCCGCATCATTATGCCCATGTCGCGATCGGCACCTCGGCAGCGACGATCATCATAACCTCGCTGCGGTCGCTGCGCGCGCATGCGAAGCGCGGCGCCGTGGAGTTCGATACGCTGCGCGGCTGGGCGCCGTGGATCGTCCTCGGCTGTGGCGCGGGCGTGCTGCTCGCGGACCGGATCGACGGCCGCGTTCTGACGCTGATCTTCGGGATCGGGGTGGGGCTCATGTCGATCAATTTCCTTGTCCCCAAGCTGGGCGACAAGGTGGTGCGCGACACGATGCCCGGCGGCATGCTCCGGATAGGATTCGCAACCGGACTGGGGACGTTTTCCTCGCTGCTGGGCATCGGCGGGGGGACGCTCGCGATCATGCTGATGACGTTGTGCGGGCGCACCATTCATCGCGCGATCGCGACAGCATCGGGCGTCGGCACGCTGATCGCGGTGCCGACGACGCTGGGCTTCGTGCTGATCGGGCTGCACGAGCAGCGGCTGCCCTGGGGCTCGCTCGGTTATGTAAACCTGCCCGCGACTGCGGCAGTCGCGGCGATGTCGATCGTGACCGCGCCGTACGGCGTGGCGGCAGCGCACAAGCTGCCGTCCCGGCCACTGAAGACTCTCTTCGGCATCTATCTGCTGATGATCGCCTATCTGATGCTGCGCCGCGCGATCGGCTAG